A single window of Candidatus Lernaella stagnicola DNA harbors:
- a CDS encoding thioredoxin domain-containing protein: MAKKVLIVLFAFSVLFLGFSVGRFTSIIPTSKMSYAAKQNKQFKELDEMNQALALAIAASSPTIAEEMVKNLKKQENLPREAFTTLVALAKGVQGSGKGKQGQRPQRTAPSNDPKDVFKQEKVTLDVPQGSYSVGNKNAPVQIVTFTEFLCPYCARLDPSIRQLQEEFGADKVHVTFQSRIVHGERAEFYHRAAAAAGLQGKFFEFVDALFSTQKDWIRTPPEKAFDEVIAPKAKALGLDVAKLKKDMDGDKVKAQVGAEDALGQKLGVRGTPTSFVNGYMVRGAKPKEFFKGVIEMALEKK; encoded by the coding sequence GTGGCAAAAAAAGTATTGATCGTATTATTCGCATTCAGCGTGCTCTTTTTGGGCTTCTCGGTCGGCCGCTTCACAAGCATTATCCCGACAAGCAAAATGAGCTACGCCGCGAAACAGAATAAGCAGTTCAAAGAACTCGACGAAATGAACCAGGCTCTGGCTTTGGCGATCGCCGCCTCGAGCCCCACCATCGCCGAGGAAATGGTCAAAAACCTGAAGAAACAGGAAAACCTGCCGCGCGAAGCCTTCACGACCTTGGTCGCCTTGGCCAAAGGCGTACAGGGCAGCGGCAAAGGCAAGCAGGGCCAGCGGCCTCAGCGAACCGCCCCGTCCAACGATCCCAAAGACGTATTCAAGCAGGAAAAAGTCACGCTCGACGTTCCCCAGGGCTCATACTCCGTCGGCAATAAAAACGCCCCGGTTCAGATCGTGACCTTCACCGAATTCCTCTGCCCGTATTGCGCCCGTCTCGACCCGTCCATTCGTCAGTTACAGGAAGAATTCGGCGCCGACAAAGTGCATGTCACCTTCCAGTCGCGGATCGTCCACGGTGAACGCGCCGAGTTCTATCACCGCGCCGCCGCAGCCGCCGGATTGCAGGGCAAGTTCTTCGAATTTGTCGACGCGCTGTTCAGCACCCAAAAGGACTGGATCCGCACACCGCCGGAAAAAGCCTTCGACGAAGTCATTGCCCCGAAAGCCAAGGCGCTGGGCCTGGACGTGGCGAAGCTGAAAAAAGATATGGACGGCGACAAAGTCAAAGCCCAGGTTGGCGCGGAAGACGCGCTGGGACAAAAGCTTGGTGTCCGCGGCACGCCGACTTCCTTCGTCAACGGATACATGGTGCGCGGCGCCAAACCGAAGGAATTCTTCAAAGGCGTGATCGAGATGGCGCTTGAGAAGAAGTAG
- the cysS gene encoding cysteine--tRNA ligase gives MALVVYNTQSRTKEEFTPLQPNKVGMYVCGVTVYDFCHIGHARSQVVFDVVFRWLKHKGYDVTYVRNFTDVDDKIIARANERGVPTTELAQQYIDEFYTDMNELGIQSPTVEPRATEHIEQIIEVVKKLEHNGLAYNAGGDVYYAVRKFEGYGKLSRRDIDEMRSGARVDVDERKQDPLDFALWKNSKPGEPTWNSPWGEGRPGWHIECSAMSNHHLGASFDIHGGGQDLVFPHHENEIAQSEGATGEPFVKYWIHNGFVQVNHEKMSKSLGNFFTIRDVLKTIPPDVLRFFLMAVHYRHPLDYYDEALNEAREAVDRVFTALETLDANLPKEVELDEAQLTGKQKGQLPALRQAVDGFTAAMDDDFNSPRAIGYMFELVTLVNTIATKGKLQDEPGKSMLLTEAKKAFDTIRDVLGFPIVGTAEYRRRSAEIAMAKHGITEADIEAKIVARNQARAAKDWATADKIRGELEAWGLSIKDGPEGTTWYAK, from the coding sequence ATGGCACTAGTCGTTTACAACACGCAAAGCCGGACAAAAGAAGAGTTCACACCGCTGCAGCCGAACAAAGTCGGCATGTATGTGTGCGGCGTGACCGTGTACGACTTCTGCCACATCGGCCACGCGCGCAGCCAAGTCGTTTTCGACGTGGTGTTTCGCTGGCTCAAGCACAAAGGCTACGACGTTACCTACGTGCGCAATTTCACCGACGTGGATGACAAGATCATCGCCCGCGCCAACGAGCGCGGCGTTCCGACTACCGAATTGGCGCAGCAGTATATCGACGAGTTCTACACCGACATGAACGAACTCGGGATTCAATCCCCGACCGTCGAGCCGCGCGCCACCGAGCACATCGAGCAAATTATCGAGGTGGTCAAGAAGTTGGAACATAACGGCCTGGCGTACAACGCGGGCGGTGATGTCTACTACGCCGTGCGGAAATTCGAGGGTTACGGCAAGCTCTCGCGTCGGGATATCGATGAGATGCGCTCCGGCGCCCGCGTCGATGTCGACGAGCGCAAGCAGGATCCGCTCGATTTCGCGCTGTGGAAAAATTCCAAACCCGGCGAACCGACATGGAACAGCCCGTGGGGTGAAGGACGGCCCGGGTGGCATATCGAATGCTCGGCGATGAGCAATCACCACCTCGGCGCGAGCTTCGACATTCATGGCGGCGGGCAAGACCTTGTGTTCCCGCACCACGAAAACGAAATCGCCCAATCCGAGGGCGCCACCGGCGAGCCTTTTGTCAAATACTGGATTCACAACGGTTTCGTGCAGGTGAATCACGAAAAGATGTCCAAGAGCTTGGGCAACTTCTTCACGATTCGCGACGTACTCAAAACCATCCCGCCCGACGTGCTGCGCTTCTTCCTCATGGCGGTGCACTACCGCCACCCGTTGGATTATTACGACGAAGCGCTGAACGAAGCTCGGGAGGCGGTCGATCGCGTCTTCACTGCACTGGAAACGCTCGACGCGAATCTGCCCAAAGAGGTTGAACTCGACGAAGCGCAATTGACCGGCAAGCAAAAAGGGCAACTACCGGCTTTGCGGCAGGCGGTCGACGGCTTTACCGCGGCCATGGACGACGACTTCAACTCGCCCCGCGCCATCGGATACATGTTCGAGTTGGTCACCTTGGTCAACACCATCGCGACCAAAGGCAAGCTGCAGGACGAGCCGGGCAAGTCGATGCTGCTGACCGAAGCGAAAAAAGCCTTCGACACCATCCGCGACGTACTGGGCTTTCCCATCGTCGGGACCGCCGAGTACCGCCGGCGAAGCGCCGAAATCGCCATGGCCAAGCACGGGATCACCGAGGCCGACATCGAGGCGAAAATCGTCGCCCGCAACCAAGCGCGCGCGGCCAAGGATTGGGCCACGGCCGACAAAATCCGCGGCGAACTTGAAGCCTGGGGCCTCTCGATCAAAGACGGCCCCGAAGGCACAACCTGGTACGCGAAGTAA
- a CDS encoding energy transducer TonB: MPESWRDQMRRYRDRWIVGVAAVLSLLLHVGLGLLFFGGVMDFNAPTDTSETIDFDLADMAALEAALKDPNNPDRYLFQKPPANQKTPDKADAWGYEDHDAGPPSHLADRPINEIDRAPGPRGPGRGTRPGGASAPGRRTPSIPDIGQGVPNPRGAGSQTAVSSRTPGGSRTGPKSVDQLLARTGMDAPGGGEDGVNPYNPDVGAPGKSVSISTKKLRYMGYFSHMREKIYLAWVYPQAAQRSGQQGVTFMRFTVERSGKISDARVLQSSGFRLLDNYALKAVRESGFNPFPSHWPDDKLTVSASFHYRLIGARAIY, from the coding sequence TTGCCCGAATCCTGGCGCGATCAGATGCGACGATATCGCGACCGTTGGATCGTCGGTGTGGCGGCGGTGCTATCGCTATTGCTGCATGTAGGCCTCGGCTTGCTCTTTTTCGGCGGCGTGATGGATTTCAACGCTCCCACGGACACATCTGAGACGATCGATTTTGACCTGGCCGACATGGCCGCGCTCGAAGCGGCTCTCAAAGACCCCAACAACCCCGACCGCTACCTTTTCCAAAAACCGCCTGCCAACCAGAAAACACCCGACAAAGCGGATGCTTGGGGCTATGAAGACCACGACGCCGGACCGCCGAGCCACCTAGCCGACAGGCCTATCAACGAAATCGATCGCGCGCCCGGTCCCCGCGGACCAGGGCGCGGTACGCGACCCGGCGGCGCTTCGGCTCCGGGCCGCAGAACGCCGTCCATACCCGATATCGGCCAAGGGGTGCCGAACCCCCGTGGTGCGGGCTCGCAAACGGCGGTTTCCTCCCGCACGCCGGGCGGAAGTCGAACGGGGCCGAAAAGTGTGGACCAACTGCTGGCGCGCACCGGCATGGATGCTCCGGGCGGCGGGGAGGACGGCGTCAATCCGTACAATCCGGACGTGGGCGCGCCGGGCAAATCGGTATCGATTTCCACCAAGAAGCTGCGCTACATGGGCTACTTCAGCCACATGCGGGAGAAGATTTACCTCGCGTGGGTGTATCCGCAGGCCGCGCAGCGTTCCGGTCAGCAAGGCGTGACCTTCATGCGCTTCACTGTGGAACGCTCGGGTAAAATCAGCGACGCCCGCGTGCTGCAAAGCAGCGGGTTTCGCCTGCTGGACAATTACGCACTTAAGGCCGTGCGCGAATCGGGGTTCAATCCCTTCCCCTCGCACTGGCCCGATGACAAGCTGACTGTGTCGGCCAGTTTCCATTACCGCCTCATCGGCGCGCGCGCGATTTATTAG
- a CDS encoding secretin N-terminal domain-containing protein: MSCLLIIAAISALFAVSTFAADDVVVLQPRHRTAQSLLPALEAAAGKTATIGIDSRTGRIIVQGDQAAIARVKKVLQQLDVPLRNVLVEWQRVGQTEYENLGIDVTWRVEGRGWRVGTLPLEGTERGGLVGTRGGVTKRIHRSTDASRQTVRVLEGGTAALVTGRKQGFSPDRVAVGRGRRPLVAGSIQDVQVSLMVRPRVVGEQIELAVFPQTVWFTDAGRQVQVAEDLATVVRIQSGEQFLLGSVTGQSQTTILQGVFEQLEQNHAATDTVYLMRATIEP; this comes from the coding sequence ATGTCCTGCCTGCTGATTATTGCCGCCATATCGGCGCTCTTCGCGGTCTCCACATTCGCGGCCGACGACGTTGTCGTGCTGCAACCACGCCACCGGACCGCCCAAAGCCTCCTGCCCGCCCTGGAGGCGGCGGCCGGAAAAACCGCCACCATCGGCATCGATTCGCGCACCGGCCGCATCATCGTGCAGGGCGACCAGGCCGCTATCGCCCGGGTCAAAAAAGTCCTGCAGCAACTCGACGTTCCCCTGCGCAACGTGCTTGTCGAATGGCAGCGCGTCGGCCAAACCGAATACGAAAACCTCGGCATCGACGTCACATGGCGTGTCGAAGGACGCGGCTGGCGCGTGGGCACCCTGCCCTTGGAAGGCACCGAACGAGGTGGCCTCGTCGGCACCCGAGGCGGCGTCACCAAACGCATCCACCGCAGCACCGACGCCTCCCGGCAAACCGTCCGCGTGCTGGAAGGGGGCACCGCCGCCCTGGTGACCGGGCGCAAGCAAGGTTTCTCGCCCGATCGAGTCGCTGTCGGACGTGGGCGGCGCCCGCTGGTCGCCGGAAGCATTCAAGACGTTCAGGTCTCGTTGATGGTGCGCCCGCGCGTGGTGGGCGAGCAGATTGAGCTGGCCGTGTTCCCGCAGACGGTATGGTTCACCGACGCCGGGCGGCAAGTGCAAGTCGCCGAAGATTTGGCCACCGTCGTGCGAATTCAAAGCGGCGAACAGTTCCTACTCGGCTCGGTGACCGGGCAATCGCAAACGACGATATTGCAGGGAGTCTTCGAACAACTGGAGCAGAACCACGCGGCGACCGATACCGTCTATTTGATGCGGGCGACCATCGAGCCCTAA
- a CDS encoding radical SAM protein, with the protein MKVLLINPPGDNAISGEIPDVVREGGRLPPLGLLYVAAALKRAGHEVRFFDAGNSGAGVREVLLHVQEFAPDVVGVTATTYQLVDAVHVLAAVKQQRPEALRVLGGPHVNAFAVEAAGLEEVDAAFLDEADESLPAFLAAWKGGLPETAPPGVLFMRDGKLVRGEPVCRPKDLDELPTPDRSLLDRSLYGDVAVSAGPLATVSTSRGCPFACTFCSTPGPPVRLRDPKAVAEELQELAGQGFREVYFVDDTFNLQPERAAALCEELIRRKLPLTWTCRARLDRLTPELARLLKPAGCVRVQLGVEAATPEALEVLGKSITTDDARRAVALLREAGVPSAAYFMIGLPTDRAVADIRGTVEFAVELDPDYAVFNVLVPYPGTPLFEVAVARGLIDPEVWRSFARHPDSSFQPPVWTEFLTPAVLYRELRRAYRRFYLRPTPIWRQARRLTPRNLWAIARRAGDIVRG; encoded by the coding sequence ATGAAGGTCTTGCTGATCAACCCGCCGGGCGACAACGCGATTTCCGGGGAAATTCCCGACGTCGTGCGCGAGGGGGGCAGGCTGCCGCCGCTGGGCTTGCTGTACGTCGCCGCGGCGCTCAAGCGGGCCGGGCACGAGGTACGTTTTTTCGATGCGGGCAACAGCGGCGCGGGCGTGCGCGAGGTACTGTTGCACGTGCAGGAATTCGCGCCCGATGTCGTGGGTGTGACGGCCACGACCTATCAACTCGTCGACGCCGTGCACGTGCTGGCCGCGGTGAAGCAACAGCGGCCGGAGGCGCTGCGGGTCCTGGGCGGGCCGCACGTCAACGCCTTCGCGGTCGAAGCGGCCGGGTTGGAGGAAGTTGACGCAGCTTTCCTGGATGAAGCCGACGAATCGCTGCCCGCGTTTTTGGCGGCGTGGAAGGGCGGGTTGCCGGAAACGGCGCCGCCGGGCGTGCTGTTCATGCGCGACGGCAAGCTGGTGCGTGGGGAGCCGGTTTGCCGGCCAAAGGACTTGGACGAACTGCCGACTCCCGATCGCTCGCTGCTGGATCGCTCGCTGTATGGCGACGTCGCCGTGAGCGCGGGGCCGCTGGCCACGGTATCAACCAGCCGCGGCTGCCCCTTTGCGTGCACTTTTTGCTCGACGCCCGGTCCGCCGGTGCGCCTGCGCGACCCGAAGGCCGTCGCCGAAGAATTGCAGGAGTTGGCCGGGCAGGGTTTCCGCGAGGTGTATTTCGTTGACGACACTTTCAACCTGCAACCCGAGCGGGCCGCCGCGCTGTGCGAGGAGCTCATCCGCCGCAAGCTGCCGCTTACCTGGACGTGTCGCGCCCGCCTCGACCGGTTGACGCCGGAACTGGCGCGGCTGCTCAAACCGGCCGGTTGCGTGCGCGTGCAGCTCGGCGTCGAAGCCGCCACGCCCGAGGCCCTGGAAGTGCTGGGCAAGAGCATCACGACCGATGACGCCCGGCGAGCCGTCGCGCTGCTGCGGGAGGCGGGCGTGCCCTCGGCGGCGTATTTCATGATCGGCCTGCCGACCGATCGCGCGGTGGCGGATATTCGCGGGACGGTTGAATTCGCGGTGGAACTCGATCCGGATTACGCGGTGTTCAACGTGTTGGTGCCGTACCCGGGGACGCCGCTTTTCGAGGTGGCGGTCGCGCGGGGGCTGATCGATCCCGAGGTGTGGCGGTCGTTCGCCCGGCATCCGGATTCCTCGTTCCAGCCGCCGGTTTGGACCGAATTTCTGACGCCCGCCGTGTTGTACCGCGAACTGCGCCGCGCTTATCGGCGTTTCTACCTGCGTCCGACGCCGATCTGGCGGCAAGCCAGGCGCCTCACTCCGCGCAACCTGTGGGCGATCGCCCGCCGCGCCGGCGACATCGTACGGGGTTAA
- a CDS encoding DUF4388 domain-containing protein, whose amino-acid sequence MPINHDTRPLETPAIKGSLTQIHPARLIYGFFKAKKRGVLSFDGDPTRVRLYLNEGCLVLCERFLFEEPEFGLFLVHHGVITSEELQNFGAKAKAEETTALHLMIEQKMVQYGQIRRLAGIYYERNIMGLFNWRSGDYAFYEQEMPDSQELPDPQRTLRWLIDGIRKYYHPGMIEDRLRKRSATPLKTFKDALIDLDDVLVTDAEKQIGQWIREGKTPGDIVAESELDAPDVRALIFGLLTIECAKFARSGVSRKKKRGETETAAPTAEEGKWEWAFRQAEKSVDRIHEEVAQEPEPEPAAAGQDEHHHAESMKLAAEILRRAAEQGVDISDLRQADSTESLAVLLRARIKQRLEEVRGGRAGDVEEAEQSIHERPADVTPTETSADDVESDAARHVAEEFQQIIEGRLADADDGQAEPDEIGLDQLDDFDIGELPDIDAENADDDFGEMVDRTNVAAAEDDGLNIDFDAPDELAMGEDMEPDHLDFAADDPADQIYRMGVALLEQEEFERGFEALNIAQERGFAEPSLHVYLGWAYFKTHERTPETLQNATARVREALKVDQRNTTAYVYLGRIHKEAGDTSMAELYFVKALEIDPDCRAAKEAIRDIYSAR is encoded by the coding sequence ATGCCTATTAATCACGACACTCGCCCCTTAGAAACGCCCGCTATTAAGGGTAGTTTAACCCAGATTCATCCCGCTAGGTTAATTTATGGATTCTTCAAGGCCAAAAAACGGGGTGTGCTTTCTTTCGACGGTGATCCGACCCGCGTTCGGCTCTACCTGAACGAAGGCTGTTTGGTGCTGTGTGAGCGGTTTCTGTTCGAGGAGCCCGAGTTCGGTTTGTTTTTAGTGCACCACGGTGTCATTACCAGTGAAGAGTTACAGAATTTCGGCGCGAAGGCGAAGGCGGAAGAGACCACCGCGCTGCACCTGATGATCGAACAGAAAATGGTCCAGTACGGGCAAATTCGTCGTCTGGCGGGCATCTATTACGAACGCAATATCATGGGCTTGTTCAACTGGCGCAGCGGCGATTACGCGTTTTACGAGCAGGAGATGCCCGATTCTCAGGAGCTACCCGACCCCCAGCGCACGCTGCGTTGGCTGATCGACGGTATCCGCAAATATTATCACCCCGGGATGATCGAGGATCGGTTACGCAAACGCTCCGCGACGCCCTTGAAAACCTTCAAGGACGCGCTGATCGACCTTGATGACGTGTTGGTCACCGACGCCGAAAAGCAGATCGGCCAATGGATTCGCGAGGGCAAGACGCCGGGGGACATCGTCGCGGAGTCGGAACTAGATGCGCCGGACGTGCGCGCCCTGATTTTCGGCCTGCTGACCATCGAATGCGCGAAATTCGCCCGCAGCGGCGTCTCTCGAAAGAAAAAACGCGGCGAAACCGAAACCGCCGCGCCCACGGCCGAAGAGGGAAAATGGGAATGGGCGTTCCGGCAGGCTGAAAAAAGCGTGGATCGTATCCACGAGGAAGTCGCCCAGGAACCCGAACCGGAGCCGGCGGCGGCGGGTCAGGACGAACACCACCATGCCGAGAGTATGAAGCTCGCCGCGGAGATTCTGCGCCGAGCGGCCGAGCAGGGTGTCGACATCTCCGATTTGCGGCAAGCCGATTCCACCGAATCTCTGGCGGTCTTGCTGCGTGCGCGAATCAAGCAACGGCTTGAGGAAGTACGGGGCGGTCGGGCCGGCGACGTTGAGGAAGCGGAACAAAGCATTCACGAAAGACCGGCTGACGTGACTCCCACGGAGACGTCGGCGGACGATGTCGAATCGGACGCCGCGCGGCACGTGGCGGAAGAGTTTCAGCAGATTATCGAAGGCCGGTTGGCCGATGCCGACGACGGGCAGGCGGAACCGGATGAAATCGGACTGGATCAACTCGACGATTTCGATATCGGCGAGCTGCCGGATATCGACGCCGAAAATGCCGACGACGATTTCGGCGAAATGGTCGACCGCACCAACGTGGCTGCGGCCGAAGACGACGGGTTGAACATCGACTTCGACGCGCCGGACGAGTTGGCGATGGGGGAAGATATGGAGCCGGACCATCTTGATTTCGCAGCCGATGATCCTGCCGATCAAATTTATCGCATGGGCGTGGCTCTTCTGGAACAGGAAGAATTCGAACGCGGTTTCGAAGCGTTGAACATCGCTCAGGAACGTGGTTTCGCCGAGCCCAGTCTGCACGTGTACCTGGGATGGGCGTATTTCAAAACCCACGAACGAACTCCTGAAACGCTGCAGAATGCGACGGCCCGCGTGCGCGAAGCGCTCAAAGTGGACCAGCGCAACACCACCGCCTACGTCTACCTCGGCCGCATTCACAAGGAGGCGGGCGATACGAGCATGGCGGAGTTGTATTTCGTCAAAGCCCTGGAAATCGATCCGGATTGCCGTGCCGCCAAAGAGGCGATCCGCGACATCTACTCCGCCCGCTGA
- a CDS encoding radical SAM protein, with the protein MKVLLVNPPIAPRERGNAVVARLFYNSMPLGLGYLAAIAERDGHEAMIIDAAVERLTMAELMRRTGEFGPDLIGLTGVTTSWVMSVATANAFRQRWPSIPLIVGGPHLAAWREDALSDTPFDAGVLGEGETAFARILAGEPWPQIPGLLVREDGRLRNTGPAEVVSHLDELPYPARHLMKKELYRPIPADYRELPKIPMITTRGCPHGCIFCDKNVFGRRMRAHSVERVLDEVEHCIAEHGARGIAFLDSTFATLDERAKDIARGMIARGIKTEWTCTLRADTVDEEMFALFREAGCWRARLGIESGDPEILRRIDKDVKTEQIRQAAEWGDKQGIQMKAFFMLGHFGETDASVRRSIEFALSLPLMEVTVQINTPMRGTPQYEQWSSWGSLTGHDTTDFSFWEPVFVPHGWTRESLMAAQRRFYRRFLLRPKLWWRHLRNIHGWRDVRRYLEAIRLVLYLILGRDQRSA; encoded by the coding sequence ATGAAAGTATTGCTCGTCAATCCGCCGATTGCCCCGCGGGAAAGGGGCAACGCCGTAGTGGCCCGGCTGTTTTACAACAGCATGCCGCTGGGGCTGGGCTACCTAGCCGCCATCGCCGAACGCGACGGGCACGAGGCGATGATTATCGACGCCGCGGTCGAGCGCCTCACGATGGCCGAACTGATGCGGCGTACCGGCGAGTTCGGGCCGGACCTCATTGGCCTGACCGGCGTGACGACCAGTTGGGTGATGAGCGTCGCCACCGCGAACGCCTTCCGGCAACGGTGGCCGTCGATACCTTTAATTGTGGGGGGGCCGCACCTGGCCGCGTGGCGTGAGGACGCGCTGAGCGATACACCCTTCGATGCGGGCGTGCTCGGCGAGGGCGAGACGGCCTTCGCGCGGATTCTGGCCGGCGAGCCGTGGCCGCAAATTCCCGGTTTGTTGGTGCGCGAGGACGGCCGGCTGCGAAACACGGGCCCGGCCGAAGTCGTCTCGCACCTGGATGAACTACCGTATCCGGCGCGGCACCTGATGAAAAAAGAACTGTACCGGCCCATCCCCGCCGATTACCGCGAGTTGCCGAAAATCCCGATGATCACCACCCGCGGCTGCCCGCACGGCTGCATCTTTTGCGACAAGAACGTGTTCGGCAGGCGCATGCGCGCTCACAGCGTCGAGCGCGTGTTGGACGAGGTGGAGCACTGCATTGCGGAACACGGCGCGCGGGGCATCGCCTTTTTGGACAGCACCTTTGCCACCCTCGACGAGCGCGCCAAGGATATCGCGCGCGGCATGATCGCCCGCGGCATCAAAACTGAGTGGACCTGCACCCTACGCGCCGACACGGTGGACGAAGAGATGTTCGCCTTGTTCCGCGAGGCGGGCTGCTGGCGGGCGCGCCTGGGTATCGAGTCGGGCGATCCGGAGATTCTGCGGCGCATCGATAAAGACGTGAAGACGGAGCAGATTCGGCAGGCCGCCGAATGGGGCGATAAGCAGGGCATCCAGATGAAGGCGTTTTTCATGCTCGGCCATTTCGGCGAGACCGACGCGTCGGTGCGGCGATCGATCGAATTCGCGCTGAGTCTGCCGTTGATGGAAGTGACCGTGCAGATCAACACGCCCATGCGCGGCACGCCGCAATACGAGCAGTGGTCGTCGTGGGGGTCGCTGACCGGTCACGATACGACCGATTTTTCTTTCTGGGAGCCGGTGTTCGTACCGCACGGTTGGACGCGCGAAAGCCTGATGGCGGCGCAGCGCCGCTTTTATCGTCGCTTCCTGTTGCGGCCCAAGCTGTGGTGGCGGCACTTGAGGAACATCCATGGTTGGCGGGACGTGCGCCGGTACCTCGAAGCGATTCGCCTGGTGCTTTACCTGATACTCGGCCGCGACCAACGGAGCGCCTGA
- a CDS encoding radical SAM protein — protein sequence MTPRVIRTAVNLLRRNLTYVHAGITHRCNLRCGMCGVYKRAGELEEATPERWREIARLLAERGATTISLGGGEPFVREDVAEVVAAFADHGFRVRVLTNGVAVNEAKVRACLAAGMADLSFSLDSLDAAVQEEFDGLPGGLDKRLANLAMLTQTLPHTAGWLINTIVSAKNLADLPRISDLAYNLGAQVSFIPVHLADVEGDAFFGSDASHAFPPEQADALRAFVNEAVADKKRRGHVANSRAFLAEIPGYLLEGRTTWRCLAGRAYLSLRPDGKASLCHHFETIDAVEVEQIAARWTEEFIRRETASCPDCLRPCWAEVALLAVDPGAMWDQVRLQTAGMSRRRSPRSEADIRRLAGLVS from the coding sequence ATGACGCCGCGCGTGATACGCACCGCCGTCAATTTGCTGCGCCGAAACCTTACCTACGTGCACGCCGGGATCACGCACCGCTGCAACCTGCGATGCGGCATGTGCGGCGTCTACAAGCGGGCGGGGGAGCTCGAGGAAGCAACGCCGGAGCGCTGGCGGGAGATCGCTCGCTTGCTGGCCGAGCGGGGCGCCACGACAATTAGTCTCGGCGGCGGCGAACCCTTTGTGCGCGAGGATGTGGCGGAGGTCGTCGCCGCGTTTGCCGATCACGGTTTTCGCGTGCGCGTGTTGACCAACGGCGTGGCCGTCAACGAGGCGAAGGTGCGCGCCTGTTTGGCCGCGGGCATGGCCGACCTGTCGTTTTCGCTCGACAGCCTCGACGCGGCGGTGCAGGAAGAATTCGACGGCCTGCCCGGCGGGCTCGATAAACGACTGGCCAACCTGGCCATGTTGACGCAAACCCTGCCGCACACGGCCGGGTGGTTGATCAACACCATCGTCAGCGCCAAGAACCTGGCCGACCTGCCGCGCATTTCCGACCTGGCCTACAACCTGGGCGCGCAGGTGAGTTTTATTCCGGTGCATCTAGCCGACGTCGAAGGCGACGCCTTTTTCGGCAGCGACGCATCGCACGCCTTTCCGCCCGAGCAGGCCGATGCGCTGCGGGCCTTCGTGAACGAAGCCGTGGCCGACAAAAAGCGTCGCGGGCACGTGGCCAACTCGCGAGCCTTTCTCGCTGAAATCCCCGGCTACCTTCTCGAAGGCCGCACGACGTGGCGCTGCCTGGCGGGGCGGGCCTATTTGTCGTTGCGGCCCGACGGCAAGGCCAGCCTTTGCCACCATTTCGAAACCATTGACGCGGTGGAGGTCGAACAGATCGCCGCGCGATGGACCGAAGAATTCATCCGCCGGGAAACGGCGTCTTGCCCCGACTGCCTGCGCCCTTGCTGGGCGGAAGTCGCGCTGCTGGCGGTAGACCCGGGCGCGATGTGGGATCAGGTGCGGCTGCAGACCGCCGGCATGTCGCGTCGCCGCTCGCCGCGGAGCGAAGCCGACATCCGCCGTCTCGCAGGGTTGGTGTCATGA